The window GTGAAATGGCTTTTCTAAAAAATCGGCAAGGCTTTGATGAACATTATCTGTGAGTGATGTTAGTTGGCGTGCACTAATATCACTCACCATCTCCTTGTAGCTTTGCTTTTGAGTGAAAATCATTACGCCCATAGTGAAGAGAAATATCATCACGAATGGCAGAACCACTGCGGTTCTCAAGGTAATTTGTGTTTTCAAAGACATCTTTAGCTACAATTTGGATAGATAGTGTACTGTAATTGTACCGATACTATTCAAAGCAAGCGACACTTTTTTAGCTTTAAAAAATATGTATATAGAGGCATATAAAGATCAGTACAACTCTTTGAGTTTACGAGTCAGGGTATTTCTTCCCCATCCTAAAACTTTCGCTGCATCTTGTTTATGTCCATTAGTATGGTTGAGTGCGGCCTCTAATAATATACGTTCAAACTCGGGTAGAGCATAAGTCAGCAGCTCTTTTTCGCCGGAATCAAGTGCACTCTTGGCCCAATTAGCCAGCAGTTGTTGCCAATTACCATCAGTACCTTCGCTGATCACAACCTTCTCTTCCAATAACTCAGGAGGCAGATCCGAAGGAAGTATTTCACTACCACTTGCCATTACTGTTAACCAACGACAAATGTTCTCAAGCTGACGTACGTTACCCGGCCAATTTAGCTGATTGAGCTTCATGATGGTCTCTGAGTGCAGTGTCTTCACTTCTACACCAAGCTCTTCAGCGGCTGATGCTAGGAAGTGGTGAGTCAGCTTTTCAATGTCCTGTTTACGTTCGCGCAGTGCCGGAATATGGATTCGGATAACATTGAGTCGATGGAAAAGGTCTTCACGGAACCCACCGTCATGTACTAAGCGCTCAAGATCTTGGTGGGTTGCGGCAACGATACGAACATCGACCTTAACCGCAGAATGTCCACCTACGCGATAAAACTGGCCATCAGACAGCACGCGCAGTAGTCGAGTCTGAATATCAAGTGGCATATCACCAATCTCATCAAGAAACAGTGTGCCGCCGTTGGCCTGTTCGAAGCGTCCTTGGCGGACGCTGTTGGCTCCAGTAAAGGCACCTTTCTCATGGCCAAACAGTTCTGACTCGATTAGATCTTTGGGAATTGCTGCCATGTTTAGTGCAATAAATGGTTTCTTTGCTCTTGGGCTGTGACGATGTAAGGCGTGTGCGACTAGTTCTTTACCTGTACCTGATTCACCATTGATCAGTACGGAAATGGATGACCGAGACAAACGACCGATGGCGCGGAAGACTTCCTGCATCGCAGGCGCTTCGCCAATGATTTCTGGCGCGTTGGTGTCTTCTACTGCTTCACTCGCCTGTTCGCGTTTCTGCTCTTGGCTGTGGGCGATTGCTCGCTCTACTAAAGTCAGTGTCTCATCGATATCAAACGGCTTTGGCAGATACTCAAAAGCGCCTTTTTGATAAGCATTTACCGCCGCATCAAGGTCTGAGTGCGCGGTCATAATGATCACTGGCAGGTCGGGAGAGCGTTGATGAACCTGATGCAAAAGCTCGATACCGTCAATGCCGGGCATGCGAATATCAGATACCAATACATCTGGCGTCTCGCGCTCAAGAGCAAGTAATACGCTCTCTGCATCAGCAAATGTTTCACACTTTATATCCGCAGATGAAAGTGTTTTCTCTACTACCCAGCGGATAGAGCTGTCGTCATCGACGACCCAAACGTATCCCTTACTCATAATTCAATTCCTTTGCAGCCAAATCTATTGTGATAATCATTGTTGTTTTTATTGTTCGGTATTCAGTGTTGCCAATGAAACGTTGTTTCCAGTGGGAGACACAGCTTTGCTTATATTGGCAAATAAATCGTGAATGTGGTGTTGCCCGGCCAGCTTTCAACATCAATTTTTCCATTGTGTTGATCGATCAGGTTTTGAGATATCGATAGCCCTAGCCCTGTGCCTCCTTCTCGTCCGCTGACCATTGGGTAAAACAGGGTGTCTTTCAATTCATCGGGGATACCCGGGCCGTTGTCGCAGATCTCAATGCGAGCGGCGAGTTTGTGTCGCTGACCATGAATGTTTGCTTGATGCACCGTTCTGGTGCGAATGGTGATTTTCCCTGATTCTTGAGCCTTCAGAATCTGAGCTGCGTTGCTCACGATATTGAGCATGGCTTGTTCTACCTGTGCTGAATCCATCAAGATGTCCGGTAGGCTCGGGTCGTAGTCTCGTTCGATGACGAGTGTTGAACCTGATTCTAGCTCGACGAGTTGCCTTACTTTTTCAAGTATTTGGTGAAGGTTCTCTTCCGATTTTGTCCCCGGTTTCTGTGGGCCAAGCAGGCGATCGACCAAAGCTCTCAGGCGGTCGGCTTGCTCAATAATGATCTGCGTATATTCATTAAGGGACTGATCAGGGAGCATTTTACCAAGTAGCTGTGCGGCACCTCTTAATCCGCCCAATGGATTCTTAATCTCATGGGCTAATCCGCGCACCAATAGTTTAGCCGCTTGTTGTTGTGCGTGTTGGTTGAGCTCTTGGCTGAGGCGTCTTTGTTGATCTATCTTACGCATTTCAACCAATAACAGCGTTTCTCGCTGCCAAGAGATTGGGCTCACCGTTACCTCAAGCATTAGTGGGCGGTTATCAACCACAAAGGTAACGTCACTGTCGGTAATGCTCTGGCCACTTTGTAGCGGTTGAGTCAACAGCGCTAAATCCAGTGAGGCGTGTTGGATAAGTTGGCTCAGAGGGTGATCAACGATACGTCGTGCACTTTGCGAAAAGAGTTGTTCAGCCGCCGGGTTGGCATATCGGACATACAGTTGCTCATCGAGCATCAATGTTGAAGTCACCATATTATCGAGAATGGCGCTGGAAAGATGATGTGTATCTATGCTGTCGCTTTTGGCTGATCGATTCACTATTTCGTCCTTGAACTGGTGTTTTTCTCACTGCACCAAATTGGTGCGAAGCTAAGTTCAAGTATGGCGCATATCAACCAGAAGCTAAAGATAATTCATTAGAGTCGCTGAAAGCTGCTTCGATCAGGTGAAAAGTGGAGGTAATTTGGCCTCTTTTAACACATTGGCTTACTTGAGCGTCGCTCGATGTAAATACACGGTGACTGGACTAGTAGATGCAATAAGCTTGCCGCTTCTATGTGCTTGAATTGTAATGGTGTGAGTACCTCGATCGATACCTTTCAATTCCCAATTAGGTTGGGTTTGTGGAGCGCCATAACGACGACCATCGAGCATCAATTGCAACTGCTCTCCAATACCAAGCTTGCGGTTGAGTTCTATTTTTATTGGGATTAAGCCACGGTTGCTGCGGATGGTTTGATCATGAATAGGAGTCAGCATGGTGAGGGCTAACTGAGCAGGTACCTCTCGTTTCGTGTTATCTGTTTTGTCCTGAGTTTGAACTGGTGTTGCCGTTTTAGTTGTAGAGGGATCAGCAGCGTCAACAGGCGTTGAAGCCTCAAATTTAGGAGCAGGCGCGGAAGCTTGTACGTCAGGTAGGTGAAGAGCCTCCGCACCTTGATCGGTAGGGGTATCACTAAAGTGAAGCACACCATCCTTATCTTCCCAGGTGTACACCGTTTGAGCAGAGCATGAGAGAGTGACTGCTAAACCGATGAGGAGCAGTTTGTTTTTCATATCTTAGCCTCTTTTCTACCGCAAGGTTGCTTCACGTGTGACACTGATTTTATTGTGCTTAATGTTGATTGTATTTAGCGAGATAACCTCTAAGAGGTTTTTGTCATTGGATATGTTACGAATAAGGAGAGGGCTGGAGAATAGAAAAAAGGCCCGCCTGCGAGGCGAGCCTAATATTTTTTAGTGCTTCTTACATGTTGCAATAGCTTTTACTGCAGTAAGAATTACATGCTAACCGACTGAGGATTAAACTGAGTAGTACAGTTCAAACTCAAGTGGGTGTGTAGCCATGTTCACGCGCTGTACATCGTCAGATTTCAGTGTGATGTAAGAATCAATGAAGTCGTCAGAGAATACGCCACCAGCAGTTAGGAACTCACGGTCTTCGTTAAGTGCTGCTAGAGCACCTTGTAGAGATTCTGCAACTGTTGGGATTTCAGCTGCTTCTTCTGCAGGAAGGTCGTATAGATCTTTATCCATAGCTTCGCCTGGGTGGATCTTGTTCTTAATACCGTCAAGGCCAGCCATAAGCATTGCTGAGTAGCATAGGTATGGGTTAGCTGCTGGGTCACCAAAACGTAGCTCGATACGACGTGCTTTCGGGCTTGGTACTACTGGGATACGGATAGAAGCAGAACGGTTACGTGCTGAGTAAGCAAGCATCACAGGTGCTTCGAAACCAGGTACAAGACGCTTGTATGAGTTCGTTGATGGGTTAGCAAATGCGTTGATTGCACGAGCGTGCTTGATTACACCACCGATGTAGTAAAGAGCCATTTCAGATAGGCCGCCGTACTTATCACCAGCAAACAAGTTTTGTCCATCTTTGTTCAATGACATGTGAACGTGCATGCCAGAACCGTTGTCACCAACTAGTGGCTTAGGCATGAATGTCGCTGTTTTGCCAAATGCGTGCGCAACGTTGTGTACAACGTACTTGTAGATTTGAGTCTCATCCGCTTTTGTTGTTAGCGTGTTGAAGCGAGTTGCGATTTCGTTTTGACCCGCCGTTGCAACTTCGTGGTGGTGAGCTTCAACAACTAGGCCCATCTCTTCCATTACTAGACACATTGCTGAACGGATATCTTGAGATGAATCGACAGGAGCAACTGGGAAGTAACCGCCTTTAACGCCAGGACGGTGACCTTTGTTACCGCCTTCGATGTCAGAACCTGTGTTCCAAGCTGCTTCTACGTCATCGATCTTGAAGAAAGAGCCAGACATGTCGTTTGAGAATTTAACGTCGTCAAATAGGAAGAATTCTGGTTCTGGACCCACTAGAACTGTGTCTGCGATACCCGTAGAACGTAGGTATTCTTCAGAACGTTTAGCGATAGAGCGTGGGTCACGGTCGTAGCCTTGCATTGTTGCAGGCTCAAGGATGTCACAACGGATGTTTAGCGTTGCATCTTCTGTGAATGGGTCCAGTACAGCAGAAGCTGCGTCTGGCATCATTACCATGTCAGATTCATTAATGCCTTTCCAACCAGCGACTGAAGAGCCGTCAAACATTTTGCCTTCTTCGAAGAAGTCTGCATCAACTTGGTGAGAAGGAATAGAGATGTGCTGCTCTTTACCTTTTGTATCAGTAAAACGTAAGTCGATAAATTTAACTTCGTTCTCTTGGATCAGGGATAGTACATTTTCTACTGACATCTTGGATAACCTCCAGTGTTATTAATTCGGTATTAGCTCGATTCGGTTGAAACCAGCATTGATTAATGTCTATACGTGCATTAATCGATGCTGATTTATCTATAGCCAAAAACGTGCCAAAAAAATTATTCCATTAATTTCAATGATTTACTTGTTTTCTTGTTTTGCGCACTCTGACTTTTGCACCAAAATGATCTTTGATTGCACGATATTAGTGCAACTATTTATCTGTGCACCAATATGAGACATAAGCGAACACCATTCAGCAATGAATTGCCTAAGTTGTCAATCCACTTTTGTTATTTTACCGGAGATTTGGTTGCCCACTTCGCGGGTGATACCTTTCGATAACCCTACGAATTAGTCGACTAGACACTGTGCGGAACCAAAGTTAAGCGGATATGAATCGCTAATAAAGAAAAAAGCCTTGGTTCAGATCACATATTTCTGGGTTTTTGTCTAGAATCTGGTATATTATTGACCGTTTTTTAAATCAAGCTAGCGGTTATTATCCAAACTTTTGAGATAAGTGACGGCTACTTTTATGAGTGAATCGAGAATCCATGTCTACTCCACAGATTGATAAGTTAAGAAATATCGCGATCATCGCGCACGTTGACCACGGTAAAACGACTTTGGTTGATAAACTACTACAACAGTCAGGCACTCTTGAGTCTCGTGGTGAAGCTGAAGAGCGTGTCATGGATTCGAATGACATCGAAAAAGAGCGTGGCATTACAATCCTTGCTAAGAACACAGCAATCAACTGGAATGATTACCGCATCAACATCGTAGATACTCCGGGACACGCGGACTTCGGTGGTGAAGTTGAGCGTATCATGTCTATGGTTGACTCTGTTCTGCTTATCGTTGACGCAGTTGATGGCCCAATGCCTCAAACTCGTTTCGTAACGCAAAAAGCATTCGCACACGGTCTTAAGCCAATCGTTGTAATCAACAAGATTGACCGCCCAGGCGCTCGTCCTGATTGGGTTATGGATCAAGTATTCGACCTTTTCGACAACCTAGGTGCTACAGATGAGCAACTAGACTTCACTGTTGTTTACGCTTCAGCTCTAAACGGTTGGGCAACAATGACTGAAGGCGAAACTGGCGAGAACATGGAACCATTGTTCCAAGCTGTTGTTGATACAGTAGAAGCGCCTGCAGTTGACCTTGACGGTCCACTACAAATGCAAATTTCGCAACTTGATTACAGCTCTTACGTAGGTGTTATCGGTGTTGCTCGTGTTACTCGTGGTTCTGTTAAGCCAAACCAACAAGTAACTATCGTGAATGCTGAAGGCAAAAAACGTAACGGTAAAGTAGGTACTGTACTTGGTTACCTAGGTCTTGAGCGTCACGAAGTAGAACAAGCTAACGCTGGCGACATCATTGCAATCACAGGTCTTGGTGAGCTGAAAATTTCAGACACTATCTGTGACGTAAACAATGTTGAAGCAATGGAGCCTCTATCTGTTGATGAACCAACAGTAACAATGACGTTCCAAGTAAACACTTCTCCGTTCGCGGGTAAAGAAGGTAAGTTTGTAACTTCACGTAACATCCTTGAGCGTCTTGAAAAAGAATTGGTTCATAACGTTGCACTACGTGTTGAAGAAACTGAAAGTCCAGACCGTTTCCGCGTATCAGGCCGTGGTGAACTTCACCTTTCTATCCTGATCGAAAACATGCGTCGTGAAGGTTTCGAGCTAGCAGTATCTCGTCCAGAAGTAATCATCAAAGAAGAAGATGGTCAGAAAATGGAACCGTTCGAAACGGTTACTATCGATGTAGTTGAAGAGCACCAAGGTGCGATCATGGAAAGCATCGGTCTACGTAAGGGTGAGCTAACAGATATGGCACCAGATGGTAAAGGCCGTGTTCGCATGGACTTCATGATGCCTTCTCGTGGTCTTATCGGTTTCCAAACTGAATTCCTTACAATGACATCTGGCTCTGGTCTTATTTACCACTCGTTCGATCACTACGGTCCTTACAAAGGCGGTATCATTGGTCAACGTAACAACGGTGTTCTAATCTCGAACGCGACTGGTAAAGCACTGACTTACGCATTGTTCTTCCTTCAAGCTCGTGGTCGTCTATTCACAGAGCACGCTGATGAAGTTTATGAAGGTCAAGTAATCGGTATTCACAACCGTTCAAACGACCTGACAGTAAACTGTCTGAAAGGTAAGCAACTAACAAACGTTCGTGCATCTGGTACTGATGAAGCACAAGTGCTTTCTCCACCGATCAAGCACACTCTAGAGCAAGCTCTTGAGTTTATCGATGAAGATGAACTAGTAGAAGTAACGCCACTAAACGTACGTATCCGTAAGAAGCTTCTTACTGAAAATGAACGTAAGCGTGCAGCACGTCCAGCTAAGGCTTAATTGCCAGCTGACTAGCTTCTAGCTATTCAAGCAATACGTTTTAGAGTAAATAAGAAAGCCCCGTGTAGCCTAGCTGCTCGGGGCTTTTGTTTTATATGGTGTTGGAGTAGATACGGGTAAACGAGATGCAAGATACGAAGGGCGTTCAAGTATTCGTCATCCTCAAGAGGGAGCAACGACCGAGTTGGGGATCTAGCTTTTGATACCTAAGTAACGCTCAACGAATTGAAGCCGCTCATCGACCGACATAAATGGCACCTCGACGACCTCATAACCTAGCTTTTGATAGACTCTGACTAGCGCGTGGTGAATCTCTAATGCCTCTTCAAACGGGTAAGGCCTCACATCATCCTGTACGTAAATCGATGCCTCAGGACGACAAAACAAGATTTGTGGGTGGTAGCCTTGGCTCGCTTCTCGGTAGCTCTCATCAACCTCAAGATTAGCCTGAGACAAGTAACCACAGATATCTGGAATGGCGCGATCAAGAAAAGTAATTTGGTGCTGCTTCGCTTGCTCTTTTTGCTCGCTCATCACGTCTAAGCACAAGTGAGCAAAGCCCGGTAGGTCTAACCAAGGTAAGATACCGTTCTCAAGTTGGCTCTGTTGTTCTATCAACTGACGAGAGGATTCTGCAAATATGGGGTAACCCGCGTTACCCAAGGCATTGATCAGTGTAGTCTTCCCGGCTCCGGGCCCGCCAGTAATAATGATTGGCTTCATCGTGTTCTGTCTCTGAAACGTTATTTTTGGTTGAGTTGTGCTAAGAACTTATCCGACTCAGCTATCGCAGCATTCATCTGTTTTATCGCGTAGGCGATGTCTTTTTCTAAGTTCATAAACTCGCCCTGCAATGACCCCACCGCACTCGCATTGAGGTTGTGTTTCAGATAAAGGGTGTTGTCGCGAAGGGTGTTAAGTACCGGGTCCATTTTCTTCTCAGCCCGTTTCATCGCTGAAAGCATGGTCAGGTAAGATGATTTGGTTTCACGCAGCTTTTTCTCACTTGAACGACGCAGTGAATCGCTGGTGTAGAGATCTAACTCTCCCTGCCACTCTTCAAATAGCGCATCTGACACATCTTCAATCGCAGCAATTCGGTCACTGACATTTTGCGCGGCTTTCTCGCTGTTTTGGTATTTATCGTTGATTTGGTTGTACATGTCTTCAAGGTCGCCGCCACTAAAATTAGTCAGGCTACTCAAGGCTTCAAGTGCGCTAGTAAACTCTTCCTGAGCATCCTGTTGCGACTTTTTAGCGTCTTCCACTCTATCAACCATAATGTCGCGTTTGTGATAGCCCACTTGCTCCATTGCGGAGTAATAAGCTGATTGGCATCCAGTAAGAGTAAAAATAGAGAGGACTATAACTATTAAATAAGGCATCCTAGTTTCCTATAGTTAGATAATATCAATCGTAGTAAATAACTGTTCAACCTAGCTTGTTAAAATGCTCGATAACGGCGTTAGAATTTTTGATTGTAGAATGACTACTTATCGAAAAACTCTTCCTTGTTCTCAAGCCTTTTTCCTACGCTATTTTCGAATATTTACTTACTGTGATTAATATAACGGAATATTAATTAGGACTATGAACGAGTTACCAGGGAGTTACAAGTTGAAGATAAAAAAGGCAGCTACAGGAAGCATCCAGTTTTCCCGCTATCTTCTTACGCGGATGACGCACGATAGGGTCAATGTGAATGCGGGGTACTTGGCGTACATTACTTTGCTCTCAATTGTGCCGATGTTGACGGTTCTGCTCTCTATCTTGTCGTCATTTTCAGTCTTTGATGATGTTGGCTTAGTGATTCAAAACTTTGTTATTACCAACTTTGTTCCAGCTTCTGGGGATGTGGTGCATAGTGCTTTACTCGAATTCGTTGCTAATACGGGCAAGATGACTGCGGTAGGCAGTGTGTTCTTATTCATTGCAGCATTGATGCTGATCTCCAATATCGATAAGAACC is drawn from Vibrio sp. SNU_ST1 and contains these coding sequences:
- the glnG gene encoding nitrogen regulation protein NR(I), translated to MSKGYVWVVDDDSSIRWVVEKTLSSADIKCETFADAESVLLALERETPDVLVSDIRMPGIDGIELLHQVHQRSPDLPVIIMTAHSDLDAAVNAYQKGAFEYLPKPFDIDETLTLVERAIAHSQEQKREQASEAVEDTNAPEIIGEAPAMQEVFRAIGRLSRSSISVLINGESGTGKELVAHALHRHSPRAKKPFIALNMAAIPKDLIESELFGHEKGAFTGANSVRQGRFEQANGGTLFLDEIGDMPLDIQTRLLRVLSDGQFYRVGGHSAVKVDVRIVAATHQDLERLVHDGGFREDLFHRLNVIRIHIPALRERKQDIEKLTHHFLASAAEELGVEVKTLHSETIMKLNQLNWPGNVRQLENICRWLTVMASGSEILPSDLPPELLEEKVVISEGTDGNWQQLLANWAKSALDSGEKELLTYALPEFERILLEAALNHTNGHKQDAAKVLGWGRNTLTRKLKELY
- the glnL gene encoding nitrogen regulation protein NR(II) → MNRSAKSDSIDTHHLSSAILDNMVTSTLMLDEQLYVRYANPAAEQLFSQSARRIVDHPLSQLIQHASLDLALLTQPLQSGQSITDSDVTFVVDNRPLMLEVTVSPISWQRETLLLVEMRKIDQQRRLSQELNQHAQQQAAKLLVRGLAHEIKNPLGGLRGAAQLLGKMLPDQSLNEYTQIIIEQADRLRALVDRLLGPQKPGTKSEENLHQILEKVRQLVELESGSTLVIERDYDPSLPDILMDSAQVEQAMLNIVSNAAQILKAQESGKITIRTRTVHQANIHGQRHKLAARIEICDNGPGIPDELKDTLFYPMVSGREGGTGLGLSISQNLIDQHNGKIDVESWPGNTTFTIYLPI
- a CDS encoding DUF4124 domain-containing protein → MKNKLLLIGLAVTLSCSAQTVYTWEDKDGVLHFSDTPTDQGAEALHLPDVQASAPAPKFEASTPVDAADPSTTKTATPVQTQDKTDNTKREVPAQLALTMLTPIHDQTIRSNRGLIPIKIELNRKLGIGEQLQLMLDGRRYGAPQTQPNWELKGIDRGTHTITIQAHRSGKLIASTSPVTVYLHRATLK
- the glnA gene encoding glutamate--ammonia ligase, which codes for MSVENVLSLIQENEVKFIDLRFTDTKGKEQHISIPSHQVDADFFEEGKMFDGSSVAGWKGINESDMVMMPDAASAVLDPFTEDATLNIRCDILEPATMQGYDRDPRSIAKRSEEYLRSTGIADTVLVGPEPEFFLFDDVKFSNDMSGSFFKIDDVEAAWNTGSDIEGGNKGHRPGVKGGYFPVAPVDSSQDIRSAMCLVMEEMGLVVEAHHHEVATAGQNEIATRFNTLTTKADETQIYKYVVHNVAHAFGKTATFMPKPLVGDNGSGMHVHMSLNKDGQNLFAGDKYGGLSEMALYYIGGVIKHARAINAFANPSTNSYKRLVPGFEAPVMLAYSARNRSASIRIPVVPSPKARRIELRFGDPAANPYLCYSAMLMAGLDGIKNKIHPGEAMDKDLYDLPAEEAAEIPTVAESLQGALAALNEDREFLTAGGVFSDDFIDSYITLKSDDVQRVNMATHPLEFELYYSV
- the typA gene encoding translational GTPase TypA, producing MSTPQIDKLRNIAIIAHVDHGKTTLVDKLLQQSGTLESRGEAEERVMDSNDIEKERGITILAKNTAINWNDYRINIVDTPGHADFGGEVERIMSMVDSVLLIVDAVDGPMPQTRFVTQKAFAHGLKPIVVINKIDRPGARPDWVMDQVFDLFDNLGATDEQLDFTVVYASALNGWATMTEGETGENMEPLFQAVVDTVEAPAVDLDGPLQMQISQLDYSSYVGVIGVARVTRGSVKPNQQVTIVNAEGKKRNGKVGTVLGYLGLERHEVEQANAGDIIAITGLGELKISDTICDVNNVEAMEPLSVDEPTVTMTFQVNTSPFAGKEGKFVTSRNILERLEKELVHNVALRVEETESPDRFRVSGRGELHLSILIENMRREGFELAVSRPEVIIKEEDGQKMEPFETVTIDVVEEHQGAIMESIGLRKGELTDMAPDGKGRVRMDFMMPSRGLIGFQTEFLTMTSGSGLIYHSFDHYGPYKGGIIGQRNNGVLISNATGKALTYALFFLQARGRLFTEHADEVYEGQVIGIHNRSNDLTVNCLKGKQLTNVRASGTDEAQVLSPPIKHTLEQALEFIDEDELVEVTPLNVRIRKKLLTENERKRAARPAKA
- a CDS encoding AAA family ATPase codes for the protein MKPIIITGGPGAGKTTLINALGNAGYPIFAESSRQLIEQQSQLENGILPWLDLPGFAHLCLDVMSEQKEQAKQHQITFLDRAIPDICGYLSQANLEVDESYREASQGYHPQILFCRPEASIYVQDDVRPYPFEEALEIHHALVRVYQKLGYEVVEVPFMSVDERLQFVERYLGIKS
- a CDS encoding DUF2959 domain-containing protein — its product is MPYLIVIVLSIFTLTGCQSAYYSAMEQVGYHKRDIMVDRVEDAKKSQQDAQEEFTSALEALSSLTNFSGGDLEDMYNQINDKYQNSEKAAQNVSDRIAAIEDVSDALFEEWQGELDLYTSDSLRRSSEKKLRETKSSYLTMLSAMKRAEKKMDPVLNTLRDNTLYLKHNLNASAVGSLQGEFMNLEKDIAYAIKQMNAAIAESDKFLAQLNQK